The following are encoded in a window of Dictyostelium discoideum AX4 chromosome 6 chromosome, whole genome shotgun sequence genomic DNA:
- the arpE gene encoding actin related protein 5, whose protein sequence is MNNIFAYKEIESPIDDQICKDYKTKYANPSIPIIIDNGSYQCRAGFANDISPKLIFRSLVGKVKSTSSPIVGNSLKEGDISRLTIKSPFDSNLLVHPPSQESIFDYIFHKFGIENEIENPVLITEPTSNPTFCRKYMSELLFECYNIKSVVYGIDSLFSFYGQRDQFKDGGKNSLIIGSSFNTTHIYNVQNYNVSHQQTKRINIGGGASTDYLRKLIHLKYPKHKSYFTQNYTNKIKEEHCYVSQGQYIEELKEFENDQLAKEKSVIIQLPYQEIDFEKLEEERQRKIQNRKDLGAKLRELADKKRLEKKTELEDKLASLESILALKTTNVEEFQQTLKSKSYATEKDLIRDIDDLKDKLFGKKKESEQVEDTEEFPLLFIADSELNADQLKEKKKQRQLKSMKDGRLAQKRKRDEEKEKEKEKEEERDRQEEESFLKDPEHYLKDLHSRKSKILEKREARQKQKQKANIVQRNSRLRTIVNPTNHGNYGEKGEEVEDPEEAEESREMAILDKLLNKFDPTSISSAIVSHDDQFPIGEYHTAEDFQVSLGVERIKCPETLFQPKAIIGVDQMGLVEAIISSILSQLPVDTRKLVTENIFLTGGNVNTKHFKDRIHYEIQQIREPYSPLTILKSKDSQLDAWLGARKWCLDNQDNWSNVSISKQDYQEKGYDYIKSHFASNLSLN, encoded by the exons atgaataatatttttgCATACAAAGAGATTGAATCACCAATTGATGATCAAATTTGTAAAGactataaaacaaaatatgcAAACCCTTCAATACCaattataattgataatggGTCCTATCAATGTAGAGCAGGTTTTGCAAATGATATATCGCCAAAAT taatatttAGATCATTAGTTGGTAAAGTTAAAAGTACATCAAGTCCAATTGTTGgtaattcattaaaagaaGGTGATATTTCAAGATTAACAATAAAGAGTCCATTTGACTCAAATTTATTAGTTCACCCACCATCACAAGAGAGTATATTTGATTATATATTCCATAAATTtggtattgaaaatgaaattgaaaatcctGTTTTAATTACTGAACCAACTTCAAATCCAACATTTTGTAGAaaat acatgagtgaattattatttgaatgttataatataaaatcagTTGTTTATGGtattgattcattattttcattttatggACAAAGAGATCAATTTAAAGATGGTGgtaaaaattcattaattattgGATCAAGTTTTAATACAACTCATATATATAATGTTCAAAATTATAATGTTTCTCATCAACAAactaaaagaataaatataGGTGGTGGTGCATCAACTGATTATCTtagaaaattaattcatttaaaatatccTAAACATAAATCTTATTTTACTCAAAATTATACAAAT aaaattaaagaagaaCATTGTTATGTTTCACAAGGTCAATAtattgaagaattaaaagaatttgaaaatgatcaaTTAGCAAAAGAGAAATCAGTTATAATTCAATTACCTTATCAAGAGATTGATTTTGAGAAATTAGAAGAGGAAAGACAaagaaaaattcaaaatcgaAAAGATTTAGGTGCGAAATTAAGGGAGTTGGCAGATAAGAAACGTTTAGAAAAGAAAACGGAATTAGAGGATAAATTAGCTTCATTGGAATCAATATTAGCATTAAAGACTACAAATGTTGAAGAGTTTCAACAAACATTGAAATCAAAATCCTATGCAACTGAAAAGGATTTAATTAGGGATATAGatgatttaaaagataaactATTTGGAAAGAAGAAAGAGAGTGAACAAGTTGAAGACACTGAAGAATTCCCATTGTTATTTATTGCAGATTCAGAGTTGAATGctgatcaattaaaagaaaagaaaaaacaaagaCAATTAAAGAGTATGAAAGATGGTAGATTAGCacaaaagagaaaaagagatgaagagaaagagaaagagaaagaaaagGAGGAGGAACGTGATCGTCAAGAGGAAGAATCATTCTTGAAGGATCCTGAACATTATTTAAAGGATCTTCATAGTAGAAAATCGaaaattttggaaaaaagaGAAGCAAGACAAAAGCAAAAACAAAAAGCCAATATAGTTCAAAGAAATTCAAGGCTAAGAACAATTGTAAATCCAACCAATCATGGTAACTATGGTGAAAAGGGTGAAGAGGTCGAAGATCCTGAAGAGGCAGAAGAATCAAGAGAAATGGCAATTCTTGATAAACTATTGAATAAATTCGATCCAACTAGTATTAGTAGTGCCATCGTTAGTCATGATGATCAATTCCCAATAGGTGAATATCATACCGCTGAAGATTTTCAAGTTTCATTGGGCGTTGAAAGAATTAAATGTCCTGAAACTTTATTTCAACCAAAAGCAATCATTGGTGTGGATCAAATGGGTTTGGTTGAGGCTATTATCTCTTCAATTCTCTCCCAATTGCCAGTGGATACACGTAAATTGGTAACAGAGAATATCTTCCTCACTGGTGGTAATGTAAATACTAAACACTTTAAAGATAGAATTCATTatgaaattcaacaaattcgTGAACCATATTCACCTTTAACCAtcttaaaatcaaaagactCTCAATTGGATGCTTGGTTAGGTGCTAGAAAATGGTGTTTAGATAATCAAGATAATTGGTCAAATGTTTCAATCTCTAAACAAGATTATCAAGAAAAAGGTTATGATTATATTAAAAGTCATTTTGCTTCCAatctttctttaaattaa